A genome region from Cerasicoccus sp. TK19100 includes the following:
- a CDS encoding carboxy terminal-processing peptidase: MSHFNQTTLRRALMLFSATILLITSLHAEAVDVNSFQTTSTMRDETKEVVSRLENSHYLGQDISEIDQAEFIADYMTDWDSQRMFYLQTDLADFQRRFAPSLDKLLSNGRLMPAFEIFLKFRTNVESRIVWIQNRINEPFDFASAATYAPDRSEAEWPASLTEANQLWERRLQFEMLNELLALLEPGTDLDDLREISPELDKVAPEGLEDQGIDNSDAPKSVEEAMAEARENLNKRYDRLLKWVQEIEASDVQETFLTALTHQYDPHSTFMSADTLEEFSIAMRNSLVGIGAVLSDDDGYCTIRELLPGGPAERSGKLQPEDQIVGVAQGKDGEMVDTIGMKLSKIVKMIRGKKGTEVRLRIRPGDGDPSVRKEIILVRDEIKLTAKLAKAEVFEVPAGDRTVTIGVIDLPAFYGSGEPGSGYNSTTEDVEELIGKLKDMGVEGIVLDLRANGGGLLSEAIRLTGLFIPVGPVVQVRDYVGKVQEFLDDDPKVAWNGPLMVLVSRFSASASEITAGALKNHQRALIVGDELTHGKGTVQAVFDMNRGGNWFTSLRPRKGAAKVTVQKYYLPDGSSTQIEGVKSDIVLPSVNRYLAIGEGEFDHAMEWDSINSLEWDYDNSHVEGFMVNQAIVDQLTDRSQSRQSSLEEFTYLQENIDWVKNRQEQKEFSLNLNERRERRASDNDFRDKMEAMYDALAESLNFSSNEVLLSVTEEQNREHDELMAAQAEEFGDDVVAEAEEEEAAKATFDIQLRESLRIMADWIAISKDGSSQALASTPAGEPRS, from the coding sequence GTGAGTCACTTCAACCAAACCACCCTCCGCCGGGCGCTGATGCTCTTCAGCGCGACCATTCTACTGATCACTTCGCTCCACGCCGAGGCCGTGGACGTCAATAGCTTCCAGACCACGTCGACCATGCGCGACGAGACCAAGGAAGTCGTGAGCCGCCTCGAAAACAGCCATTATCTCGGCCAGGATATTTCTGAGATTGATCAGGCAGAGTTCATTGCGGACTACATGACCGACTGGGACAGCCAGCGCATGTTCTACCTGCAGACCGACTTGGCTGACTTCCAGCGCCGCTTTGCACCTAGCCTGGACAAGCTCCTCAGCAACGGCCGCCTGATGCCGGCGTTCGAGATTTTCCTCAAGTTCCGCACCAACGTGGAGAGCCGCATCGTGTGGATCCAAAATCGGATCAATGAGCCCTTTGACTTCGCCAGCGCCGCTACCTATGCGCCGGATCGCTCCGAGGCAGAGTGGCCCGCAAGCCTCACCGAGGCTAACCAGCTTTGGGAGCGCCGTCTGCAGTTTGAAATGCTCAACGAGCTCCTGGCCCTGCTGGAGCCGGGAACTGATTTGGACGATTTGCGCGAAATCAGCCCGGAGCTCGACAAGGTTGCCCCCGAAGGTCTCGAAGACCAGGGCATTGACAACAGCGATGCGCCCAAGTCGGTCGAAGAAGCCATGGCTGAGGCCCGTGAAAACCTCAACAAGCGCTATGATCGCCTGCTGAAGTGGGTGCAGGAGATCGAAGCCAGCGACGTCCAGGAAACTTTCCTTACCGCGCTGACTCACCAGTACGATCCGCACTCGACGTTTATGTCCGCGGACACACTGGAAGAATTTTCCATCGCCATGCGCAATTCCCTGGTGGGTATTGGCGCGGTGCTGTCCGATGACGACGGCTACTGCACGATCCGTGAGCTCCTGCCCGGGGGGCCGGCCGAGCGCAGCGGCAAGCTACAGCCCGAAGATCAGATTGTGGGCGTCGCCCAAGGCAAAGATGGCGAGATGGTCGACACCATCGGCATGAAGCTCAGCAAAATCGTTAAAATGATCCGCGGTAAGAAGGGCACCGAGGTGCGCCTGCGTATCCGCCCCGGCGATGGCGACCCATCCGTCCGCAAGGAGATCATTTTGGTCCGCGACGAAATCAAGCTCACCGCCAAGCTGGCCAAGGCCGAAGTTTTTGAAGTACCCGCCGGCGACCGCACGGTCACCATTGGCGTGATCGATTTGCCCGCGTTTTATGGCTCCGGCGAGCCCGGTTCCGGCTACAACAGCACCACCGAAGACGTGGAAGAGTTGATCGGCAAACTCAAGGACATGGGTGTCGAAGGCATCGTGCTCGACTTGCGCGCCAATGGCGGCGGTCTCCTCTCCGAGGCGATTCGCCTGACCGGCCTGTTCATCCCGGTTGGCCCCGTGGTGCAGGTGCGTGATTACGTCGGAAAGGTGCAGGAATTTTTGGACGACGACCCCAAAGTCGCCTGGAACGGCCCGCTGATGGTGCTCGTTTCCCGCTTCAGTGCCTCGGCTTCAGAGATTACTGCCGGTGCGTTGAAGAATCACCAGCGCGCATTGATCGTTGGTGACGAATTGACTCACGGCAAAGGCACCGTGCAGGCCGTGTTCGACATGAATCGCGGCGGTAACTGGTTCACTTCGCTCCGCCCCCGCAAGGGCGCGGCCAAGGTAACCGTGCAGAAATACTACCTGCCCGACGGTTCCTCCACGCAGATTGAGGGTGTCAAGTCGGACATCGTTCTGCCGTCCGTAAACCGCTACCTTGCGATTGGCGAGGGAGAGTTCGACCACGCGATGGAGTGGGATTCGATCAACTCGCTGGAGTGGGATTACGACAACTCGCACGTCGAGGGCTTCATGGTCAACCAAGCCATTGTCGATCAGCTCACCGACCGCAGCCAGTCGCGCCAGTCGTCACTGGAAGAGTTTACCTACCTGCAGGAGAACATTGACTGGGTGAAAAACCGCCAGGAGCAGAAGGAATTCTCGCTCAACCTGAACGAGCGCCGCGAACGCCGCGCCTCGGACAACGATTTCCGCGACAAAATGGAGGCCATGTATGACGCACTGGCCGAGAGCCTGAATTTCAGCTCAAACGAAGTCCTGCTCAGCGTTACCGAAGAGCAGAACCGCGAGCACGACGAGCTGATGGCCGCACAAGCTGAGGAGTTTGGCGACGACGTCGTGGCCGAGGCCGAAGAGGAAGAAGCCGCGAAGGCCACATTTGACATCCAGCTCCGCGAGAGCCTCCGCATCATGGCGGACTGGATCGCGATCAGCAAGGATGGCAGCTCGCAGGCGCTGGCTTCCACGCCCGCCGGTGAGCCGCGCAGCTAG
- the budA gene encoding acetolactate decarboxylase, protein MRALLRILLCLALPASLLARGEITQFSVIDALLAGVYNGPTTIADLQEAGDFGIGTFNALDGELLMLDGVVYQVAHSGRVRVKHPREKTPFATVCRFEPEMSFPLWPVSSFSDFDHRWQTLSTVPGVMYFRQPDPLSENKFYAVRLTGTFAAIKARSVPKQTPPYVALADVVAEQNVFNFAEIEGTMVGFYCPPFARGVNVPGWHFHFISEDRQLGGHVLDFSIAKAGDVQVAWQLLDELVLKLPDDAGFAEVDLTPDRAEELETVERGRGQ, encoded by the coding sequence ATGCGCGCTCTATTGCGGATCCTGCTTTGCCTCGCGCTGCCAGCCAGTCTGTTGGCGCGGGGCGAAATCACGCAGTTCTCCGTCATCGATGCGCTATTGGCCGGAGTTTACAACGGCCCCACGACAATCGCCGACCTCCAAGAGGCCGGCGATTTTGGCATCGGCACCTTCAACGCGCTCGACGGCGAGCTGCTCATGCTCGATGGCGTGGTCTACCAGGTGGCGCACAGCGGTCGGGTTCGAGTGAAGCACCCCCGCGAGAAAACGCCGTTTGCAACGGTGTGCCGGTTTGAGCCGGAGATGTCTTTTCCGCTTTGGCCAGTGAGCTCGTTTAGTGATTTTGACCACCGCTGGCAGACCTTGTCTACGGTGCCTGGCGTCATGTATTTTCGGCAGCCTGATCCTCTCAGCGAAAACAAATTCTACGCCGTGCGGTTAACCGGCACGTTCGCGGCGATTAAGGCGCGCAGCGTGCCGAAACAGACGCCGCCCTATGTCGCACTAGCCGATGTGGTCGCGGAGCAGAATGTGTTTAACTTCGCTGAAATCGAGGGAACCATGGTCGGCTTTTATTGCCCGCCCTTTGCGCGTGGCGTGAATGTGCCTGGTTGGCATTTTCACTTTATCAGTGAAGATCGTCAGCTTGGCGGGCACGTGCTGGATTTTTCCATCGCCAAAGCGGGGGATGTGCAAGTTGCCTGGCAATTGCTCGACGAGCTGGTGCTCAAGCTGCCCGATGACGCCGGTTTCGCCGAAGTCGACCTGACGCCCGACCGTGCCGAAGAGCTGGAAACGGTGGAGCGCGGGCGCGGTCAATAA
- a CDS encoding sulfatase family protein: MKDSRPNILLLLTDQQRVDTISALGSAFSVETPNIDSLVREGITFTNCHCTAPICSPSRATLMTGRYPTEAGMPGNLYAPAPPLDPSNVGIGKLMRAAGYETAYHGKWHLGGSIEAHGFDIAAECSHDETTRQLASRYWRDRDWVEHERPFFHVVSFLDPHDLYFYDPEKTVDGFERPWENCDRPAEEYPAIAAKKRADWPEERWGAYHEFYAERVAKVDRDIGLLLDELRCSGFFNNTWIIFAADHGDMAGEQNIPFKGSFMYEGVTRVPLVVVPPRKRFLGDVTRPVLNDPIPAKQTDSLCSLIDIVPTILELAGQQSTPEMSGTSLLPWIREDRADAPHDYVFAEWHNPRVFMARRQDWKYVRYQDGGEELFCLTDDPHETRNRASDPAVATVKAELSEALDGHIAQLERNAVRLF; this comes from the coding sequence ATGAAAGATTCGCGCCCCAACATCCTGCTGTTGCTCACCGATCAACAACGCGTGGACACTATTTCCGCCCTCGGCAGCGCCTTTAGCGTGGAGACGCCCAACATCGACTCGCTCGTTCGCGAAGGCATTACGTTTACCAACTGCCACTGCACCGCGCCGATATGTTCGCCCTCCCGCGCGACACTCATGACCGGGCGCTATCCGACGGAGGCCGGCATGCCGGGGAATCTATATGCGCCGGCCCCACCGCTGGACCCCAGCAATGTCGGCATTGGCAAGCTGATGCGCGCGGCGGGTTACGAGACGGCCTACCACGGCAAGTGGCACCTGGGCGGCAGCATCGAGGCGCACGGGTTCGACATCGCCGCCGAGTGCTCGCACGACGAAACCACCCGCCAGCTCGCGAGCCGCTATTGGCGCGACCGCGACTGGGTCGAGCACGAGCGCCCGTTCTTCCACGTGGTGTCGTTTCTCGATCCGCATGACCTGTATTTCTACGATCCGGAGAAGACCGTCGACGGCTTTGAACGTCCGTGGGAAAACTGCGACCGCCCCGCCGAGGAATACCCCGCCATCGCCGCCAAGAAGCGCGCCGACTGGCCCGAGGAACGCTGGGGTGCCTACCATGAGTTTTACGCCGAACGCGTCGCCAAGGTCGACCGCGACATCGGCCTGCTTCTCGACGAGCTGCGCTGCAGTGGTTTCTTTAACAACACATGGATTATCTTTGCCGCCGACCATGGCGACATGGCGGGCGAGCAGAATATTCCGTTCAAGGGTTCATTTATGTATGAAGGCGTGACCCGAGTGCCACTGGTCGTCGTGCCGCCGCGCAAACGCTTCCTGGGCGACGTCACCCGACCCGTGCTCAACGACCCCATCCCCGCCAAGCAAACCGACTCACTTTGCAGCCTGATCGACATCGTGCCAACCATCCTCGAACTCGCAGGCCAGCAATCGACGCCCGAAATGTCGGGCACGAGCCTGCTGCCCTGGATTCGCGAAGACCGCGCCGACGCACCGCACGACTACGTGTTCGCCGAATGGCACAACCCCAGAGTATTTATGGCCCGCCGTCAGGACTGGAAATACGTCCGCTACCAAGACGGCGGCGAGGAACTTTTCTGCCTCACCGATGACCCACATGAGACCCGCAACCGCGCCAGCGATCCGGCGGTTGCCACCGTCAAAGCCGAGCTCAGCGAAGCCCTCGATGGCCACATCGCTCAACTGGAGCGCAATGCCGTGCGTCTGTTTTAA
- a CDS encoding superoxide dismutase family protein: protein MRNLLTTSSLALITALGLATAPLSAAPEMNHAHDHGHAPQAVTPITKAIAVMTPTKGNTASGVVTFEKQKDGVKVSGKISGLTPGEHGFHVHQYGDIDSDDGTATGGHYNPLDTEHGGPEMPMHHVGDMGNITADENGVAEFSFVMPKMKLNGPTSIIGRGLIVHGGKDDLTSQPSGAAGPRVGQGVIGVAKD from the coding sequence ATGAGAAACTTACTTACCACTTCGTCACTCGCACTCATCACCGCCCTGGGCTTGGCGACCGCACCGCTCTCCGCCGCCCCGGAGATGAACCATGCCCACGACCACGGGCATGCGCCTCAAGCCGTAACGCCCATCACTAAGGCAATCGCCGTGATGACCCCCACCAAGGGCAACACCGCCAGCGGCGTCGTCACCTTCGAGAAGCAAAAGGACGGCGTGAAAGTCTCCGGTAAAATCAGCGGTCTCACCCCCGGTGAGCACGGCTTCCACGTCCACCAATATGGCGACATTGACTCCGACGACGGCACCGCCACCGGTGGCCACTACAACCCGTTGGACACCGAGCACGGCGGCCCGGAAATGCCGATGCACCACGTAGGCGACATGGGCAACATTACCGCCGATGAAAACGGCGTGGCAGAATTCAGCTTTGTCATGCCCAAGATGAAGCTCAACGGCCCGACTTCGATCATTGGCCGCGGCCTGATTGTCCACGGCGGCAAAGACGACCTGACCTCCCAGCCCTCCGGTGCCGCTGGCCCCCGCGTCGGCCAAGGCGTCATTGGCGTGGCCAAGGACTAA
- a CDS encoding NADP-dependent isocitrate dehydrogenase, with product MSAPTIIYTKTDEAPALATYSFLPIIEAYAKPAGVNFETRDISLAGRILALFPEFLTEEQRIGDHLAELGELTLKPEANIIKLPNISASVPQLNAAIKELQAKGYKLPDYPANPATAEEEDIKARYDKVKGSAVNPVLREGNSDRRAPKAVKDYAKKHPHSMGEWSSESKTRVATMGQDDFFSNEKSVTLPAATVAKIVFEAADGSTEVLKDGLKLEAGEILDGTKMSVAALEKFLAEQIAAAKAEGVLFSLHMKATMMKVSDPIIFGHCVKVFFKELLTKHADTFAELGVNLNNGFGDLVAKIDSLPADKKAEIEADIQAAYAAGPELAMVNSHKGITGLHVPSDVIIDASMPAMIRVGGKMWDKNDSTQDTLAVIPDSSYAGVYQATIDFCKKNGALDPATMGSVPNVGLMAKKAEEYGSHDKTFEMSAAGKVKVIDADGAVLLEHDVEAGDIWRACQTKDAPIRDWVKLAVNRARATGDPAVFWLDETRAHDANLIKKVNEYLKDHDTAGLEIKIMAPADACQFSLERIVEGKDTISVTGNVLRDYLTDLFPILEVGTSAKMLSIVPLMNGGGLFETGAGGSAPKHVQQFVAENYLRWDSLGEFLALAVSLEHLGETFDNAQAKVLGKALDSATGTFLENDKSPTRRLGGIDNRGSHFYLALYWAQELAAQDDNAEIKAVFGPIAEELAANEQKIVDELIAVQGSPADIGGYFQPCDEKASTAMRPSATLNAILAKI from the coding sequence ATGTCTGCACCCACGATTATCTATACCAAGACCGATGAGGCGCCCGCGCTGGCGACTTACTCGTTCCTGCCCATTATCGAAGCTTACGCGAAGCCCGCTGGCGTCAATTTTGAGACGCGCGACATCTCGCTGGCTGGCCGAATTTTGGCCCTGTTCCCGGAGTTCCTGACCGAAGAACAACGCATCGGCGACCACCTTGCCGAACTGGGTGAGCTAACCCTCAAGCCCGAGGCCAACATCATCAAGCTGCCGAACATTTCCGCTTCCGTGCCGCAGCTCAACGCTGCCATCAAGGAGCTGCAGGCAAAGGGCTACAAGCTGCCTGACTACCCGGCCAACCCCGCCACCGCCGAAGAAGAAGACATCAAGGCGCGCTATGATAAGGTAAAGGGCTCCGCCGTGAACCCCGTCTTGCGTGAGGGTAACTCCGACCGCCGCGCCCCGAAGGCCGTGAAGGACTACGCCAAGAAGCACCCGCACTCCATGGGTGAGTGGTCCAGCGAGTCCAAGACCCGCGTCGCCACCATGGGCCAAGACGACTTTTTCTCCAACGAAAAGTCCGTCACCCTGCCCGCCGCAACCGTGGCCAAGATTGTTTTTGAAGCTGCCGACGGCTCCACGGAAGTCCTCAAGGACGGCCTGAAGCTCGAAGCCGGTGAGATCCTCGACGGCACCAAGATGAGCGTCGCCGCGCTGGAAAAATTCCTGGCCGAGCAAATCGCCGCCGCCAAGGCCGAGGGCGTGCTCTTCTCCCTCCACATGAAGGCGACGATGATGAAGGTTTCCGACCCGATCATCTTCGGCCACTGCGTGAAGGTATTCTTCAAGGAACTCCTGACCAAGCACGCCGATACTTTTGCCGAGCTGGGCGTGAATTTAAACAACGGCTTCGGCGACCTCGTGGCCAAGATCGACTCCCTCCCCGCCGACAAAAAGGCCGAGATCGAAGCCGACATCCAGGCAGCCTACGCCGCTGGCCCCGAGCTGGCGATGGTCAACTCCCACAAGGGCATCACCGGCCTGCACGTGCCGAGTGACGTCATTATCGACGCCTCCATGCCCGCGATGATCCGCGTAGGCGGCAAGATGTGGGACAAGAATGACTCCACCCAGGACACCCTGGCCGTCATTCCAGACAGCTCCTACGCCGGTGTTTACCAGGCCACGATCGACTTCTGCAAGAAGAACGGCGCACTCGACCCAGCCACCATGGGCTCCGTGCCTAACGTGGGCCTCATGGCCAAGAAGGCCGAGGAATACGGCTCGCACGACAAGACCTTTGAAATGTCAGCCGCGGGCAAGGTGAAGGTGATCGACGCCGACGGTGCCGTCCTCCTTGAGCACGACGTGGAAGCGGGCGACATCTGGCGCGCCTGTCAAACCAAGGACGCTCCGATCCGCGACTGGGTAAAGCTGGCCGTTAACCGCGCCCGCGCCACGGGCGACCCCGCCGTTTTCTGGCTCGACGAGACCCGCGCCCACGACGCCAACCTGATCAAGAAGGTCAACGAATACCTGAAGGATCACGACACGGCCGGCCTAGAAATTAAGATCATGGCTCCGGCCGACGCCTGCCAGTTCAGTCTGGAGCGCATCGTCGAGGGCAAGGACACGATCTCCGTCACTGGTAACGTGCTCCGCGACTACCTGACCGACCTTTTCCCGATCCTCGAAGTCGGCACCTCGGCCAAGATGCTCTCCATCGTTCCGCTGATGAACGGCGGCGGCCTCTTTGAAACCGGTGCCGGCGGCTCGGCCCCGAAGCACGTCCAGCAGTTTGTCGCCGAGAACTACCTGCGTTGGGATTCCCTGGGTGAGTTCCTCGCCCTGGCCGTCTCCCTTGAGCACCTCGGCGAAACCTTCGACAACGCGCAGGCCAAGGTCCTGGGCAAGGCCCTCGACTCCGCCACCGGCACGTTCCTGGAAAACGACAAGTCCCCGACTCGTCGCCTCGGCGGCATCGACAACCGCGGCTCCCACTTCTACCTCGCCCTCTACTGGGCCCAGGAGCTCGCCGCGCAGGACGACAACGCCGAGATCAAGGCAGTCTTTGGCCCCATCGCCGAAGAGCTGGCCGCCAACGAGCAAAAGATCGTGGACGAGCTGATCGCCGTCCAGGGCAGCCCAGCCGACATCGGCGGCTACTTCCAGCCCTGCGACGAAAAGGCCTCCACCGCCATGCGCCCGAGCGCCACGCTCAACGCCATCCTGGCAAAGATCTAA
- a CDS encoding alginate lyase family protein — translation MPINQIIRDPKSLELAQKNIDAGDPDTLAQLENLRAAAEDTLRKEPMTIVNKALTPPSGDKHDYMSVGPYWWPNPDTADGFPYVVRDGEKNPEADRTDRPIMRDAVESVEILSTAWLFLKEPRYSEHAGLILRTFFLDATTRMNPNLNFGQAIPGKCDGRDIGIIESRIFALSLVDSLLLLKGAPGVNEDDIHGMKTWIADFLDWLLTSPNGIGESSKRNNHGTAYDVQIAALALYVGEVDLARKTLCEARERRIKPQLEPDGSQPHELGRTRALSYSTMNLRLYCALAQMGDKQGIDLWNYRDEEGRNIRAAFDFLIPFWLQQKELPYAQITPFDYTHAERLLRMAAGAYAATEYEAAAEQVNRFTDYQNPGEPEPSWPLLLHPRRYR, via the coding sequence ATGCCAATCAATCAAATCATCCGCGACCCGAAGTCTCTGGAACTGGCCCAGAAAAACATCGACGCTGGCGACCCCGATACGCTGGCCCAATTGGAAAACCTGCGCGCCGCCGCCGAGGATACGTTGCGCAAGGAGCCGATGACGATCGTCAACAAGGCGCTCACCCCGCCCAGTGGCGACAAGCATGACTACATGAGCGTCGGCCCCTACTGGTGGCCCAACCCCGACACCGCCGACGGCTTCCCCTATGTGGTCCGCGATGGCGAGAAAAACCCCGAGGCCGACCGGACTGATCGCCCGATTATGCGAGACGCGGTCGAGAGTGTAGAAATTCTTTCGACGGCGTGGCTGTTCCTGAAGGAGCCGCGCTATAGCGAACATGCAGGCTTGATCCTGCGCACGTTCTTCCTCGACGCCACCACCCGGATGAACCCCAACCTGAACTTCGGCCAGGCGATTCCGGGCAAATGCGACGGCCGCGACATCGGCATCATCGAAAGCCGCATCTTTGCGCTGTCGCTGGTCGACTCCCTCCTCCTGCTCAAAGGCGCGCCCGGCGTGAACGAAGACGACATCCACGGCATGAAAACGTGGATCGCCGACTTCCTTGACTGGCTGTTGACCAGCCCCAACGGCATCGGCGAATCCAGCAAACGCAACAACCACGGCACCGCTTACGATGTGCAAATCGCCGCGCTCGCGCTTTACGTGGGCGAGGTGGACCTTGCCCGCAAGACGCTCTGTGAAGCCCGCGAACGGCGCATTAAACCGCAGCTAGAACCGGACGGCAGCCAACCACACGAGCTGGGCCGCACCCGCGCCCTCAGCTACTCGACCATGAATTTGCGCCTCTACTGCGCCCTGGCCCAAATGGGGGACAAGCAAGGCATCGACCTTTGGAACTACCGCGATGAAGAAGGCCGCAACATACGGGCAGCGTTCGACTTCCTGATCCCATTTTGGCTTCAGCAAAAAGAGCTGCCGTATGCGCAGATAACTCCCTTTGACTACACACATGCCGAACGCCTCCTGCGCATGGCGGCCGGCGCTTACGCCGCCACCGAATATGAGGCGGCGGCGGAGCAGGTAAACCGGTTTACCGATTACCAAAACCCGGGTGAGCCGGAGCCCAGCTGGCCCCTGCTGCTGCACCCGCGGCGGTATCGTTAG
- a CDS encoding DUF4886 domain-containing protein, with translation MKAITLVKILTFVLLFATGLSADTEKVKILGIGNSFTFNAVKYLDDICESTPGVDADVAVAGIGGCPLDKHVNLAKEHEADPEKGKKYDYQLNSKKVKSGASLKEILLAEEWDYITIQQVSTKSYKEETFYPYAKELIDYVRKYRPEAEIVIHETWSHSVNSYRAKDWKLDPDEMYTKLHANYAKIGAEYGLRIIPVGTSFQNARATEMWNLQPDGFDPKNHSLTYPEDKDNLPNSPKSLNSDYSWKKKKDGEWYIGSDGFHANTAGEYLGALVWFEFFTGHDANSVTYKPKSLSEAQAASLREVAHETLVAESES, from the coding sequence ATGAAAGCGATTACCCTCGTTAAAATCCTCACATTTGTATTGCTGTTTGCCACGGGGCTTTCAGCCGACACCGAGAAGGTTAAGATCCTCGGCATTGGCAACAGCTTCACGTTTAACGCCGTCAAGTACCTGGACGACATCTGCGAGAGCACGCCCGGCGTCGATGCCGATGTTGCCGTGGCCGGTATCGGTGGTTGCCCGCTGGATAAGCATGTTAACCTCGCCAAGGAGCACGAAGCTGACCCCGAGAAGGGCAAGAAATACGACTACCAGCTCAATTCCAAGAAAGTTAAAAGCGGTGCCTCGCTCAAGGAAATCCTCCTCGCCGAAGAGTGGGACTACATCACGATCCAGCAGGTCAGCACCAAGAGCTACAAGGAAGAAACTTTCTACCCCTACGCCAAGGAACTCATCGACTACGTGCGCAAGTATCGCCCGGAGGCAGAGATCGTCATCCACGAAACCTGGTCGCACAGCGTCAACAGCTACCGCGCCAAGGACTGGAAGCTCGATCCCGACGAAATGTATACCAAGCTCCACGCCAACTACGCCAAGATCGGTGCCGAGTATGGCCTGCGCATCATCCCGGTGGGCACCAGCTTTCAGAATGCCCGCGCCACCGAAATGTGGAATCTGCAGCCCGACGGCTTTGACCCGAAGAACCACAGCCTGACTTACCCGGAGGACAAAGACAACCTGCCCAACAGCCCTAAGAGCCTCAACAGTGATTACTCCTGGAAGAAGAAGAAGGACGGCGAATGGTACATCGGCAGCGACGGCTTCCACGCCAACACCGCTGGCGAATACCTCGGCGCACTGGTTTGGTTTGAATTCTTTACCGGGCACGACGCCAACAGCGTCACCTACAAGCCGAAATCACTCAGCGAAGCCCAAGCCGCCTCGTTGCGCGAAGTCGCCCACGAAACGCTGGTCGCCGAAAGCGAAAGCTAA
- a CDS encoding bifunctional folylpolyglutamate synthase/dihydrofolate synthase, with translation MPTYAETQEYLFSLRNRGAKLGVERMERFNYALGRPDKHYPIIHVAGTNGKGSVCAMLEAMYRRAGYKTGLFTSPHLVRLGERVQVNRQPLTDAQIVHYTEKLRATAERLAEFDPEAHPTFFEFMTAMAFLHFAEEKVDVVILETGLGGRLDSTNVIIPRVSVITSVSFDHMDQLGDTLTKIAGEKAGILKPNGNLVLGRLPEEAEVEIRRKADSLRCGVTTVTDVFEDDIERYPETNLVGEHQRINAAVALLAMCHAGQDLAVSDEVARAALMDVDWAGRWQKITLRDGRTLILDATHNPEGCEALDKNLARLIDETGRKPVIICGTLGEARARALMAVVTQRAKDIWLVQPDQPRACTQSELRALAVGKFTGGLEDASVSALFPEPGVCRAGNEGDVIVATGSIYLLGEILTRLEEQTSEAGLQDKL, from the coding sequence ATGCCGACCTATGCCGAGACCCAGGAGTATCTCTTTTCACTGCGCAATCGCGGGGCAAAGCTGGGCGTGGAGCGCATGGAGCGCTTTAACTACGCGCTGGGTCGGCCAGACAAGCATTACCCGATCATCCACGTAGCCGGCACCAATGGCAAAGGCTCCGTGTGCGCCATGCTGGAGGCGATGTATCGCCGTGCGGGCTACAAAACGGGGCTCTTCACCTCGCCGCACCTCGTCCGCCTGGGCGAGCGCGTGCAGGTAAACCGCCAGCCGCTGACCGACGCACAAATCGTCCACTACACGGAAAAACTCCGCGCCACCGCCGAGCGCCTGGCCGAGTTTGACCCCGAGGCGCACCCGACGTTCTTCGAGTTCATGACGGCCATGGCATTCCTGCATTTTGCTGAAGAAAAAGTAGACGTCGTAATCCTCGAAACCGGCCTGGGCGGACGCCTGGACTCGACCAATGTCATCATCCCGCGCGTGAGCGTGATCACCTCGGTCAGCTTCGACCACATGGACCAGTTGGGCGACACGCTTACGAAAATCGCCGGGGAAAAGGCGGGCATTCTCAAACCCAATGGCAACCTCGTCCTCGGTCGCCTACCCGAAGAGGCCGAAGTGGAAATCCGCCGCAAGGCCGACTCCCTCCGCTGCGGCGTGACGACCGTCACCGATGTGTTCGAGGACGATATCGAGCGCTACCCGGAGACCAATCTCGTCGGCGAGCACCAACGGATCAATGCCGCCGTTGCCCTGCTGGCCATGTGCCACGCCGGGCAAGACCTGGCCGTCAGTGATGAGGTCGCCCGCGCTGCCCTAATGGACGTTGACTGGGCTGGCCGCTGGCAAAAGATCACCCTGCGCGACGGCCGCACACTCATCCTCGACGCCACCCACAACCCGGAAGGCTGCGAGGCGCTGGACAAAAATTTGGCCCGCCTGATCGACGAAACCGGCCGCAAGCCGGTCATCATCTGTGGCACATTGGGCGAGGCCCGTGCCCGCGCACTGATGGCCGTCGTCACCCAACGCGCGAAAGACATCTGGCTCGTCCAGCCCGATCAGCCCCGCGCATGCACCCAAAGCGAGCTCCGCGCACTGGCGGTGGGTAAGTTCACCGGCGGTCTCGAGGACGCCAGCGTCTCCGCGCTTTTCCCCGAACCCGGTGTCTGCCGCGCCGGCAACGAGGGCGATGTCATCGTCGCCACGGGTTCGATCTACCTCCTCGGCGAAATTCTCACCCGCCTGGAGGAACAAACCAGCGAAGCGGGCTTACAGGATAAGCTCTGA